atataatcattcatgggtgttggctcttatgagacaatacacagagcaaaaggagttagctcgtccaggaatcacaTTATTTGCCACAAAgttcctcacattgcagtccatgcttaggtctaaatctgccttgagacgtatgattgttgatgaggagtggtcttcctcatcctatgctaccacccctgcagggaaagatatggcagactgtatttttgatgagcaaggcttttgggtcccttgtgatgagatagtgaaggtaatttttttataaattctacaatttaacttcatgttttataacttattatatgtattctcttatttgctcatttttctgaattacacaatattttcaattttgcagtttgttaagcccttggtggttttgttgcgagttgcggatggagataagcccgcaatgggctatatatatgggggcatggatagggcgaaggaggccatcagattcgtctatggaggagatgagagcaagtatggtcccatttgggagatcattgataggagatggcatcatcagcttcataggcccatccatgcggcagcctattatctgaatccggcattccgttttatcccttctttcaaggctgatgtggaggtccttaatgggctatatgcaatcatggagaagatgggacctgctggtacttctcagatagacctttttcgagagctacagttgttctcagatgcacaagggaAGACCTTCTCTCGTCTTGtcgccaaagacggtaggacaactatgatgccaggtaaaaataaattgtaaggcttaattttagttttattcaatactatattgtaacttgttaaatgagttcatgagtgagactgattttatttatttttctcatttcaaactcagatcattggtggaacttttttggcccagagacaccaaatattcagaagttggccattcgcatcttgagccaaccatgcagcgcatcaggttgtgagcgcaattggagtatgtttgagcacatacactccaagaggcgcaatagattatctgtggagaagatgaatgatctcgtctttgttcactacaatctccgcctgagaatgagaaagaatgcaatagttgacatgtctcctatcattctagatgaggttgatcttgaagcagagtgggccaat
This genomic stretch from Cryptomeria japonica chromosome 8, Sugi_1.0, whole genome shotgun sequence harbors:
- the LOC131060564 gene encoding uncharacterized protein LOC131060564 isoform X1; translated protein: MGQEMCRKGKRCVERARNVCKFVYNHSWVLALMRQYTEQKELARPGITLFATKFLTLQSMLRSKSALRRMIVDEEWSSSSYATTPAGKDMADCIFDEQGFWVPCDEIVKFVKPLVVLLRVADGDKPAMGYIYGGMDRAKEAIRFVYGGDESKYGPIWEIIDRRWHHQLHRPIHAAAYYLNPAFRFIPSFKADVEVLNGLYAIMEKMGPAGTSQIDLFRELQLFSDAQGKTFSRLVAKDGRTTMMPDHWWNFFGPETPNIQKLAIRILSQPCSASGCERNWSMFEHIHSKRRNRLSVEKMNDLVFVHYNLRLRMRKNAIVDMSPIILDEVDLEAEWANENQTAPGTPIVVFSDDDIDWIDQVDIEAEVVVMAEEEQRARAETGNTETESDTAVPDVGEHDTVVPDVGEHCMVSRGATMAAESSRTYFNAFARGQGERVHDPLSHRLVHL
- the LOC131060564 gene encoding uncharacterized protein LOC131060564 isoform X2; translation: MGQEMCRKGKRCVERARNVCKFVYNHSWVLALMRQYTEQKELARPGITLFATKFLTLQSMLRSKSALRRMIVDEEWSSSSYATTPAGKDMADCIFDEQGFWVPCDEIVKFVKPLVVLLRVADGDKPAMGYIYGGMDRAKEAIRFVYGGDESKYGPIWEIIDRRWHHQLHRPIHAAAYYLNPAFRFIPSFKADVEVLNGLYAIMEKMGPAGTSQIDLFRELQLFSDAQGKTFSRLVAKDGRTTMMPETPNIQKLAIRILSQPCSASGCERNWSMFEHIHSKRRNRLSVEKMNDLVFVHYNLRLRMRKNAIVDMSPIILDEVDLEAEWANENQTAPGTPIVVFSDDDIDWIDQVDIEAEVVVMAEEEQRARAETGNTETESDTAVPDVGEHDTVVPDVGEHCMVSRGATMAAESSRTYFNAFARGQGERVHDPLSHRLVHL